TGAGATGGGTCATCTAGACCATCCCGATGAACACAACCTTTCAAACTTCTTCGAAGAAgtgaaagcaatcaagaatgaAATGGAAGAGATCACCAATCTCCTCCTTGAACTTCAACACTTAAATGAAAACTCAAAATCCACTCACAGTATGAAAGTGCTTAAAGGAATCAGAGATAGAATCAACTCGAATATGGTTACCATTCTTAGAAAAGCCAAGAATATCAAGTCAAGATTGGAATCACTTGACAAATCTAACATGGCTAATCGTGCTTTGTCCATAGCTTACAAAGAAGGAAGCCCCCTTGATCGAACAAGGGTGTGTGTGACTAATGGCTTGAGAGGAAAGTTAAGGGATATGATGAATGATTTTCAAGCATTGAGAGAAAAGGTTTTCAAAGATCATAAAGAAGGACTCAGAAGGAGCTACTTTAATGCCACCGGTGACTATCCGACTGAGGAAGTCTTAAAAAACATGATTCAGGGATGTGGGAAAGGGAAGATGAGTTTTGAAGGAAAAGGAGATTTGCTAATGGAGAATGAAGAGAGGCATGAGGCTTTGAAGGAGATACAAAGGAGCATGACTGAGTTGCATAAAGTGTTTCTTGATATGGCTGTTATGGTGGAGGCACAAGGTGATGAGATTCAGGATATTCAACAGAATTTAGCTTCTGCTACCACTTACATCAATGGTGGGACTAATGGGTTATACTATGCTAAACAAATGAAGAGTAAGTCAATGAATTGTTGTTGGATTGGAATTATTCTGCTCATTATTCTATTGACAATTCTAGTTTCCACTTTAGCTTCGTGAACGTCTTTTTGGATGAAAATTTCATATATCAATCGTTTTCCATTTCAGTGTAATTAGAAATTGGATAACTGACTGAGTTCATGATCAATCAATGCAATTTGAGTCatactcttttctttttgtagaaATACACAACTTTTTATATACTTGCATCATTTGAATCCAAAAGCTCGTACactgcattttttttttctgatctCCTAAGCTTTCTTTTTGCTTCTGTATTGCCTTGTTCAATTGGATTTGATGCTTTTTAAGATCAACTCTATTGGCTTATTTTTGGAAACTTGCAATAGAACTCTAGTTTTTCTGCTCCTGATTAGTTCACTTGAAAaattctccattttttttattccgTGATGGGATTTAAAGCTGATTTTgtttagttacaaaaaaaagaaCTGCTAGTGCCGGAAACATGGGAGGAACCAATGAATCACATGGAAGAATTTTATTGCAAGAATTTTACTTTCAATTACAATTGCAGTTTCAAATGATTAATTAGATATACATGTTTCTCCATTTACCACAAAAGCCAGCCTCCaatctaatatttttttctccttAATTCCAAGCAAATGGTACAGTTAAAAGTAAACCATCCTCCTCGAGGGTTGTTTTGAGTTTTCGTTAATTTTGGGAGTGCAATTAACAAGAAGGAAGATCCTTGGGTGGAGGTAAAACAGATTGATGAGGGCCATTTCCATCCTCAACTACAAATGCTGTTTTCAGGCCCCAACCTGTATGTAGCTCCAAGTGGCAGTGCATAAACCACACCCCTGAAACACACAAAAACAAGAGGGTtagttaaccaaaaaaaaaaagaaaaacaaaatagtTAATTCAGCACATATATATACCTGGATTATCTGCCCTCCACCTTATGGCAGTCCATCCACCAGTAGGTACTCCGACTGTGTTTCTTTCAGGGGGGTCAACCAAGTTAAACTTAGCTGGATCTATTTTACGATCAAAATTTCCAATTCCAGTTCCAACAACAAAGAAATTGTAACCATGTAAGTGAAAAGGATGAGACTCAACAGTAAGAAGATTTGTGTCTTGTAGTACTAATTGTACGGTTGAATTATATGCAATTTTACTAAGCCTGGTGCCTAAGGTAGTTCCAAGGTTTGCAGTAAGAGGTGCACCAGTATAGTTAAATGGTGTGggaggattatcaggaaaaTCAGTGCTGAATATTCCCTTCATATTCAAGTAGTGAGCTTGAAGTAGACCGACTTTGGGCATCACAAAAGTAATGTTGTTTAAAGAAGCAGTAAGGTGAGTACCATTTATGCAGGAAGAACAAGGGTTTACACCTAAACCTATAGTGTAAAAAAGATGTCTGTCCACATTAAGAGGTACATTTGCAGGAAACTGGGGAGAGTTTAGGCTTCTCAGCTTGGAATTGTAGGTGAGAGCGAAAGCTGTATCGTTAGGTAAGGGAAGGTTCGGTAGGGTAGGGAGGAGAGTGTTTGGGACATTTTTGTATTGGAAAATAGCAGTGGCAGTTTTGTTGTCAATAGAAAGAGGTGCATCCATAAAAGGCCTGGCAGCCATGAAATATCTGCCTGGAGATTGAGTTGCTCGAACAAGAACGTTTGTGGTCTGGCCAGGTGCTATAAGGATTGCCACGGTCGTAAAAGGTTTTGTGTAGACTGCATCTATTTCTACAACTGTCATATTGTGTCCTGCAATTCCAAAGAATAGCTCATCATTCAGGGCAGCATTGATGATTCTTAAGAGGTATGTTTTTCCTTGTTCAACCTCCATGGCGAATGTATGTTTCTCTGAACAAGGGAAAAGTGGTCCTGGTTTGCCATTGATGGTATGAGCATCAGAAGCATTTGGAGGCAATCCCAGGTTGTTGCCTTGTTTAACGATCTCTTCGACATCGTTATTCCACCATTCGCCTAAAATGAGGACTTGTTCTCTTTGAGGGAAAGGGAAAGGAAAAGGGGTTCCTGGTTTAGGCATGATAACTATAGCGCCATAAACAGTAGCCCTTAGCCATAGGATGTGAGCATGCCACCAAAGTGTTCCTCTTTGTCCtgtaacattaaaatcataactgTAACTGTGGCCTGTTTTGATAGGACATTGGGTTATATAAGCAGGTCCATCTGCCCATCCATTCCGAAACTGTTTTAGTCCATGCCTGCCACCAGTATCAGTATCAGTATCAGTATCAGAAGTAAGTTCCTAGCTTTGTTCATTTTTacttcaaaacaaaaacaaacttttattgAAATTATTACCAATGAATAGACATATTATATTGTGCATTATTGGTAACATTCACAATAACTCTGTCTCCTTCTCTAGCATATATGGTTGGCCCTGGAAATCTGCCATTTACTGTCACAATGGGCTTGGCATGACACAATCTGCTAACATTTTGCACTTGAATCTGAaaacagacaaaaaaaaaaaaaaaaaaagaatcataATATGTACAGGTAGATTATATGTTGGATAATTTC
The window above is part of the Euphorbia lathyris chromosome 3, ddEupLath1.1, whole genome shotgun sequence genome. Proteins encoded here:
- the LOC136224702 gene encoding syntaxin-112-like translates to MNDLMTRSFLDYVDIKKQAMKDLESDPDIEMGHLDHPDEHNLSNFFEEVKAIKNEMEEITNLLLELQHLNENSKSTHSMKVLKGIRDRINSNMVTILRKAKNIKSRLESLDKSNMANRALSIAYKEGSPLDRTRVCVTNGLRGKLRDMMNDFQALREKVFKDHKEGLRRSYFNATGDYPTEEVLKNMIQGCGKGKMSFEGKGDLLMENEERHEALKEIQRSMTELHKVFLDMAVMVEAQGDEIQDIQQNLASATTYINGGTNGLYYAKQMKSKSMNCCWIGIILLIILLTILVSTLAS
- the LOC136221727 gene encoding laccase-11 gives rise to the protein MSLIHFLFLFLVSYFMISLAVEAQTKTYQFDIQVQNVSRLCHAKPIVTVNGRFPGPTIYAREGDRVIVNVTNNAQYNMSIHWHGLKQFRNGWADGPAYITQCPIKTGHSYSYDFNVTGQRGTLWWHAHILWLRATVYGAIVIMPKPGTPFPFPFPQREQVLILGEWWNNDVEEIVKQGNNLGLPPNASDAHTINGKPGPLFPCSEKHTFAMEVEQGKTYLLRIINAALNDELFFGIAGHNMTVVEIDAVYTKPFTTVAILIAPGQTTNVLVRATQSPGRYFMAARPFMDAPLSIDNKTATAIFQYKNVPNTLLPTLPNLPLPNDTAFALTYNSKLRSLNSPQFPANVPLNVDRHLFYTIGLGVNPCSSCINGTHLTASLNNITFVMPKVGLLQAHYLNMKGIFSTDFPDNPPTPFNYTGAPLTANLGTTLGTRLSKIAYNSTVQLVLQDTNLLTVESHPFHLHGYNFFVVGTGIGNFDRKIDPAKFNLVDPPERNTVGVPTGGWTAIRWRADNPGVWFMHCHLELHTGWGLKTAFVVEDGNGPHQSVLPPPKDLPSC